TTTCCGGAACTTGGGAATCCAACCAAACCCACATCGGCCAATACTTTTAACTCGAGTGTTTTCCAGCCTTCAACGCCGTCTTCACCCGGCTGCGCATAACGCGGAGCCTGATTTGTAGCCGATTTAAAATGGTCGTTTCCTAAGCCACCGCGACCGCCTTCAGCCAGAATTTTTCTTTCGCCATGTTTTGTTATTTCAAACAACAACTCTCCGGTTTCCACATCGCGGGCAATTGTACCCAGCGGAACTTCAAGCACAATGTCTTCACCATCGGCACCTGAACTTCGTTGTTTTCCACCCGGATCGCCATTACCGGCTTTAATGTGTTTCCTGAACTTTAAGTGAAGCAGTGTCCACATTTGCTCATTGCCTTCCAGAATGATATGACCACCACGTCCACCATCGCCACCATCCGGGCCACCAAAGGCAACAAATTTTTCTCTTCGCATATGCGCCGAACCGGCTCCTCCGCTTCCCGACTTACAATGAATTCGTACGTAATCAACAAAATTTGATTCAGCCATATATTTCTTTTCTCAATGTGCGTAAACTACAGAAAGTTTTCAATAAAAAAGGTGTAATTCGTGCGTAAACATGAATTACACCTTTAGTTGTTCCCTACAATTTTTCAACAACTGCCTTTAATCTTCCGGCAATTTCCTCAACAGAACCCATTCCATCAATGTTGTAATGTTTTCCCTGAGGTGTGTAATATTCGATTAAAGGGAATGTTTTTTGAGTATAAACAGCAATCCGATTTTCAATAATTGATTGATTTTGATCATCGGCACGCCCCGATACTTTTCCACGACTTAACAAACGGTCGATTAACTCGTTGGTTTCAACCTGTAAACAAAGCATTGCAGAAATTGGGGTGTTGTTTTCATTCAATAAAACATCTAAGGCTTTTGCCTGATCTACCGTGCGAGGAAAACCATCGAAGATAAATCCTTTGGCCTCTTTGTGCGCCTCTAACTTGGATTTAATCATACCAATTACAATGGCATCGGGCACCAATTCACCTTTGTCCATGTTTTTTTTGGCGGCAATCCCCAACTCTGTTTGGGCAGCAATTTCGCTACGCAACAAGTCGCCGGTAGATAAGTGGATTAATCCAAATGTTTCAATAAGAAATTCAGCCTGGGTGCCTTTCCCTGCTCCCGGAGGGCCGAATAAAACTAAATTAAGCATACTATTTTTGGTTTTTATTTTTGGTTCTATTCTTTAACAACAGAATAAATATCTAACAAGTTACGACCATAGCCGTCATAATCAAGCCCATAACCCACAATAAAATCGTTCGGAATTTCCAATCCCACGTATTTTAAATCAACTTCCTTTTGCAAGGCATCGGGTTTAAGCAATAAAGTAGCTACAAACACTTCTTTTGGCTTCATTTTATCCAACTGGTCCTGAATATTGTTTATGGTAATACCCGTGTCAACAATGTCTTCCAATACAACAACTGTTCTACCCTCGATTTCTTCATTTAAACCAATCAACTGTTTCACCTTTCCCGTGGTTGAATCGCCTTCGTACGAAGCCAATTTTACGAATGAAATTTCCGACTCAACAAAATCGATACGTTTAAAAAGTTCGGCTGCAAACATGAACGAACCATTTAATATACAAAGAAATAGCGGATCCTTGTCGGCCAGTTCAGTGTTCATCTGATCGGCCATTTTTTCAATTACCGAACGAATTTTTTCATAAGGGATAAATATCTCAAATTCTTTATCGAGAATTTTAACTTTCTTCAT
The sequence above is a segment of the uncultured Draconibacterium sp. genome. Coding sequences within it:
- the obgE gene encoding GTPase ObgE is translated as MAESNFVDYVRIHCKSGSGGAGSAHMRREKFVAFGGPDGGDGGRGGHIILEGNEQMWTLLHLKFRKHIKAGNGDPGGKQRSSGADGEDIVLEVPLGTIARDVETGELLFEITKHGERKILAEGGRGGLGNDHFKSATNQAPRYAQPGEDGVEGWKTLELKVLADVGLVGFPSSGKSTLLSVVSAAKPKIAEYHFTTLVPNLGIVGHREQRSFVMADIPGIIEGAHEGKGLGLRFLRHIERNSMLLFMVPADSKDHLQEYKILLNELEKYNPELLDKQRFLGISKADMLDEELMKEISAELGEIPHLFFSSVSGKNIQQLKDKIWEILNN
- a CDS encoding adenylate kinase yields the protein MLNLVLFGPPGAGKGTQAEFLIETFGLIHLSTGDLLRSEIAAQTELGIAAKKNMDKGELVPDAIVIGMIKSKLEAHKEAKGFIFDGFPRTVDQAKALDVLLNENNTPISAMLCLQVETNELIDRLLSRGKVSGRADDQNQSIIENRIAVYTQKTFPLIEYYTPQGKHYNIDGMGSVEEIAGRLKAVVEKL
- the hpt gene encoding hypoxanthine phosphoribosyltransferase; protein product: MKKVKILDKEFEIFIPYEKIRSVIEKMADQMNTELADKDPLFLCILNGSFMFAAELFKRIDFVESEISFVKLASYEGDSTTGKVKQLIGLNEEIEGRTVVVLEDIVDTGITINNIQDQLDKMKPKEVFVATLLLKPDALQKEVDLKYVGLEIPNDFIVGYGLDYDGYGRNLLDIYSVVKE